In Coturnix japonica isolate 7356 chromosome 9, Coturnix japonica 2.1, whole genome shotgun sequence, a single window of DNA contains:
- the CLDN16 gene encoding claudin-16, with product MPLDIPTPAGMRFFLQYVGCFFAFFSTGFLIASTWTDCWMVNADDSLEVSTKCRGLWWECVTNVFDGIQTCDEYDSIFAEHPVKLVLTRAMMITADILAGFGFLFLVLGLDCVKFLPDEPLIKLRICLVSGVTLLIAGLPGITGSMWYAIDVYVERSSLVFHNIFLGIQYKFGWSCWLGMAGSLGCFLSGSLLTCCMYLFRETSSGRLHSAYSLRKGYSSAGTIVTNVHLPSSQTATAKMYAVDTRV from the exons ATGCCACTGGATATACCGACACCTGCTGGGATGAGGTTTTTCCTCCAGTATGTAGgctgtttttttgcttttttctctacTGGCTTTTTGATAGCATCTACCTGGACAGACTGCTGGATGGTGAACGCTGATGATTCCCTGGAG GTGAGTACAAAATGCCGTGGTCTGTGGTGGGAATGTGTCACAAATGTTTTTGATGGGATCCAAACATGTGATGAGTATGACTCCATCTTCGCTGAGCACCCTG tgaaGTTGGTGCTGACCCGAGCCATGATGATCACAGCAGATATCCTGGCAGGATTTGGATTTCTCTTCCTTGTCCTGGGACTGGACTGTGTGAAATTCCTTCCAGATGAGCCACTTATCAAGCTGCGTATCTGCCTGGTGTCTGGAGTTACCTTGCTCATTGCAG GTCTCCCAGGCATCACAGGATCGATGTGGTATGCCATTGATGTCTACGTGGAGCGCTCCTCTTTGGTCTTCCACAACATCTTTCTGGGCATCCAGTACAAGTTTGGCTGGTCATGCTGGCTTGGCATGGCAGGATCACTCGGCTGCTTCTTATCTGGGTCCTTGCTCACTTGCTGCATGTACCTTTTCAGAG AGACCAGCTCTGGAAGGCTCCACTCCGCATACTCCTTGAGGAAAGGCTATTCCTCTGCTGGGACGATTGTAACAAATGTGCACTTGCCATCCTCACAAACAGCAACTGCCAAAATGTATGCGGTGGACACAAGAGTGTGA
- the TMEM207 gene encoding transmembrane protein 207 isoform X1: MQRPRVLCFTSWITETGVLYFIFFQPADSEPNCEPGERCVRQNDENFSSWYVWFLTPFLLALLLSCGICCCLQCWLKRRSSLQPRTLAVFALSSSDAFCASEAPHCPFSRSPSACMNVERSSPTLQLSPGGTELPPSYEDIMKENKL, encoded by the exons ATGCAGAGACCCAGAGTTTTGTGTTTTACTTCATGGATTACAGAAACCGGAGTTCTGTATTTTATCTTCTTCCAG CCAGCAGACTCTGAGCCCAACTGTGAGCCTGGTGAGAG ATGCGTCAGGCAGAACGATGAAAACTTTAGCAGCTGGTACGTGTG GTTCCTGACACCGTTTCTCCTGGCCCTGCTCCTTTCCTGTgggatctgctgctgcctgcagtgctggctgaaGCGGAGAAGCAGCCTCCAACCACGCACTCTGGCCGTCTTTGCACTCAGCAGCTCAGATGCTTTCTGTG CGAGCGAAGCCCCTCACTGCCCATTCTCCAGATCTCCAAGTGCCTGCATGAATGTGGAGAGGTCCTCTCCtaccctgcagctcagccctgggggGACTGAATTGCCTCCATCTTATGAGGacataatgaaggaaaataaactctAG
- the TMEM207 gene encoding transmembrane protein 207 isoform X2 produces MQRPRVLCFTSWITETGVLYFIFFQPADSEPNCEPGERCVRQNDENFSSWFLTPFLLALLLSCGICCCLQCWLKRRSSLQPRTLAVFALSSSDAFCASEAPHCPFSRSPSACMNVERSSPTLQLSPGGTELPPSYEDIMKENKL; encoded by the exons ATGCAGAGACCCAGAGTTTTGTGTTTTACTTCATGGATTACAGAAACCGGAGTTCTGTATTTTATCTTCTTCCAG CCAGCAGACTCTGAGCCCAACTGTGAGCCTGGTGAGAG ATGCGTCAGGCAGAACGATGAAAACTTTAGCAGCTG GTTCCTGACACCGTTTCTCCTGGCCCTGCTCCTTTCCTGTgggatctgctgctgcctgcagtgctggctgaaGCGGAGAAGCAGCCTCCAACCACGCACTCTGGCCGTCTTTGCACTCAGCAGCTCAGATGCTTTCTGTG CGAGCGAAGCCCCTCACTGCCCATTCTCCAGATCTCCAAGTGCCTGCATGAATGTGGAGAGGTCCTCTCCtaccctgcagctcagccctgggggGACTGAATTGCCTCCATCTTATGAGGacataatgaaggaaaataaactctAG